Proteins encoded by one window of Engraulis encrasicolus isolate BLACKSEA-1 chromosome 23, IST_EnEncr_1.0, whole genome shotgun sequence:
- the nkap gene encoding NF-kappa-B-activating protein isoform X1 translates to MPERDGYDKDTYGPYPENKYPDSRRRHGRSSSGSSRDSSPGANWRYENYFVKEERSSSSKHRARPRFRGSRSRSRSRERPTWSDQRDSRHGGGSRAEYYDQRDDAQRQRQEAFIARRLQERERIGELGASEVWGFSPRVREPDSDEHTPVEEEPKNSNSDSSDEKKKKSKKKKKKSKKKKSKKHSEDDSESESGSEAEEEVKKKKKKKKSKKKSKAKKKKAKKSRKESSSDSSSSDQSDDEDLDNAVWVEKNSEVLVGPETPLTHLAQDDRPLDFGHALLPGEGAAMAEYVKAGKRIPRRGEIGLTSDEIATFEMSGYVMSGSRHRRMEAVRLRKENQIYSADEKRALASFNQEERRKRESKILSSFREMVYRKTKGKEQK, encoded by the exons ATGCCGGAGAGAgacggttatgacaaagacactTACGGTCCGTATCCCGAAAACAAATACCCAGACAGCCGACGGCGCCACGGTCGATCGAGCAGTGGAAGTTCTCGTGACTCAAGTCCTGGGGCGAACTGGAGATACGAAAACTATTTTGTGAAAGAGGAGCGCAGCTCTAGTTCTAAACACAGAGCCAGGCCGAGGTTCCGAGGATCACGGAGCCGCTCCAGATCTAGGGAGCGTCCTACCTGGTCTGATCAGAGAGACAGTCGCCACGGGGGTGGCTCGAGAGCGGAATACTACGACCAGAGGGACGATGCCCAGCGTCAACGCCAGGAAGCATTCATTGCCAG GCGTTTGCAGGAGAGAGAACGAATAGGTGAACTTGGAGCCAGCGAGGTCTGGGGATTTTCACCAAGAGTGAGAGAGCCAGA CTCAGACGAACACACCCCAGTTGAAGAAGAACCCAAGAACAGTAACTCTGACAGTTCTGACG agaagaaaaagaagtcaaagaagaagaaaaagaagtcaaagaagaagaagagcaagaaACACTCAGAGGACGACAGCGAATCAGAAAGTGGATCGGAAG cagaagaagaagtgaaaaagaagaaaaagaagaagaaaagcaagAA GAAGTCCAAGGCCAAGAAGAAGAAGGCCAAGAAGAGCCGCAAGGAGTCCAgcagcgacagcagcagcagcgaccaATCAGACGACGAGGACCTGGACAATGCCGTGTGGGTGGAGAAGAACAGTGAGGTCCTGGTGGGCCCCGAGACGCCGCTCACACACCTGGCCCAGGACGACAGGCCCCTGGA TTTCGGACATGCTCTCCTACCCGGTGAGGGTGCTGCCATGGCGGAGTACGTGAAGGCAGGAAAGCGTATCCCAAGAAGAGGTGAAATCGGACTGACCAGCGACGAAATCGCCACATTTGAAATGTCTGGCTATGTCATGAGCGGTAGCag acatcgccgcatgGAGGCCGTGCGTCTGAGAAAGGAAAACCAGATTTACAGCGCAGACGAGAAGAGAGCGCTGGCGTCCTTCAACCAGGAGGAGAGGCGGAAGAGGGAGAGCAAGATTCTGTCCAGCTTCAGAGAGATGGTGTACAGAAAGACAAAAGGCAAAGAACAGAAATGA
- the zbtb33 gene encoding transcriptional regulator Kaiso, translating into MSRLKLISATDTQFPASVLKSVNEQRNSGLFCDVTIIVQDRKFKAHKVMLSASSTYFRQLFSVAGQVIELNFIKSEIFEVIINYIYTAKISRVRSDKLEDLIAAGQILGVKFIANLGVPLSQVKGLPGLSKDSEGNSGAGSEKNDSSTENMPIITESFSLSAEEFNLTGGSSEKDAEGDNDDIVFVSKSEPGKGGPKSQPSEIIDVDAEEGSCPPTRSERPTEGGQDASKDKSPATRQAEGGGTPSFPNSRPDPIMSPESINSVPGSPLGSSNHSQPTTPVRTNSLTPQLHSPPLPHDGLLDVPGCVQKKKVATILEQSSDQQGKIKLYDIGGSARNSHGQTLVSAKKTITLDKASEIDSLSPGCKVYANIGENTYDIVPVKDDPGEGDSRTGAGRKSAHGDDSPRGGGPIKKKAKTEAEDHYELIMDGKTFYVCAVCKRPYVCITSLRRHFNTHSWEKKYPCHFCDKVFALAEYRTKHELGHTGERRYQCLMCNEMFMNYQVLSSHCKTVHNQDPSGRKEKDDTENNLYRLLPCKTMQFKPYSYVTDDSMGGIPIINEDGIVQHISPGRSHFDNQELQPAGGGHHKVLSWDDIFVEPEAHTQPGADARPLPNPMPLPHRAPGGRGNADPSSEFEFVIPETY; encoded by the coding sequence ATGTCGAGGCTAAAGTTGATTTCAGCAACTGACACCCAGTTTCCTGCGTCAGTGCTGAAGTCTGTCAATGAGCAGAGGAACAGTGGACTATTCTGCGATGTCACCATCATTGTCCAGGATCGCAAATTTAAAGCACACAAGGTCATGTTGTCTGCTTCAAGCACTTACTTTCGACAGCTCTTCTCGGTAGCCGGACAGGTGATTGAGTTAAACTTTATCAAGTCGGAAATATTCGAGGTAATAATAAATTATATTTACACCGCCAAAATCAGCAGAGTCCGGTCTGACAAACTTGAGGACTTGATCGCAGCAGGCCAGATCCTTGGCGTGAAGTTCATAGCCAACCTCGGAGTGCCACTCTCTCAGGTGAAAGGTCTACCTGGCTTGTCAAAAGATTCTGAGGGCAACAGCGGAGCTGGCTCGGAGAAAAATGACTCGAGCACAGAGAACATGCCCATCATCACTGAGTCCTTTTCATTGTCCGCAGAAGaattcaacctcacaggtggcaGTTCCGAAAAAGACGCGGAAGGAGACAACGACGACATTGTTTTCGTATCAAAATCGGAGCCTGGAAAAGGAGGCCCCAAGAGTCAGCCCTCCGAAATCATAGATGTGGATGCAGAGGAGGGGAGCTGTCCACCAACAAGGAGTGAAAGGCCTACAGAAGGGGGCCAGGATGCTTCAAAAGACAAGAGTCCTGCCACCAGACAAGCGGAGGGAGGGGGGACGCCATCATTCCCAAATTCCCGTCCTGACCCCATCATGTCACCGGAGAGCATCAACAGCGTCCCCGGCTCCCCTCTTGGGTCGTCCAACCACAGCCAACCCACCACGCCGGTCCGAACGAACAGCCTCACACCCCAGCTCCACAGCCCTCCCCTGCCCCACGACGGTCTCCTTGACGTGCCGGGCTGCGTTCAAAAGAAGAAGGTCGCCACCATTCTGGAGCAGTCCTCCGACCAGCAAGGCAAAATTAAGTTGTACGACATTGGCGGTAGCGCCAGAAACAGTCACGGTCAGACTCTCGTCTCGGCCAAAAAGACAATAACGTTAGACAAAGCCTCCGAGATCGACTCCCTGTCGCCAGGTTGCAAGGTGTACGCCAACATCGGCGAGAACACCTACGACATCGTCCCGGTCAAAGACGACCCGGGAGAGGGCGACTCGAGGACCGGCGCCGGGAGGAAGTCTGCTCACGGGGACGACTCTCCTCGCGGCGGCGGGCCTATCAAAAAGAAGGCCAAGACTGAGGCGGAGGACCACTACGAGCTCATCATGGACGGCAAAACCTTCTACGTCTGCGCCGTCTGCAAGCGGCCGTACGTGTGCATCACCAGCCTGCGAAGGCACTTCAACACGCACTCCTGGGAGAAGAAGTACCCGTGCCACTTCTGCGACAAGGTCTTCGCCCTGGCCGAGTACCGCACCAAGCACGAGCTGGGCCACACGGGCGAACGCCGTTACCAGTGCCTGATGTGCAACGAGATGTTCATGAACTACCAGGTGCTCTCGTCGCACTGCAAGACGGTCCACAACCAGGACCCGTCGGGCAGGAAGGAGAAGGACGACACCGAGAACAACCTGTACCGCCTGCTGCCCTGCAAGACCATGCAGTTCAAGCCGTACTCGTACGTGACGGACGACAGCATGGGCGGCATTCCCATCATCAACGAGGATGGTATCGTTCAACACATCAGCCCCGGGAGGTCGCACTTTGACAACCAAGAACTTCAACCCGCAGGGGGTGGTCACCATAAGGTGCTCAGCTGGGACGACATTTTTGTGGAGCCTGAGGCCCACACGCAGCCCGGGGCGGACGCCCGGCCCTTGCCGAACCCTATGCCTCTCCCTCATCGGGCTCCGGGCGGCCGCGGGAATGCCGACCCCTCGTCCGAGTTTGAGTTTGTTATACCAGAGACATACTGA
- the nkap gene encoding NF-kappa-B-activating protein isoform X2: protein MPERDGYDKDTYGPYPENKYPDSRRRHGRSSSGSSRDSSPGANWRYENYFVKEERSSSSKHRARPRFRGSRSRSRSRERPTWSDQRDSRHGGGSRAEYYDQRDDAQRQRQEAFIARRLQERERIGELGASEVWGFSPRVREPDSDEHTPVEEEPKNSNSDSSDEKKKKSKKKKKKSKKKKSKKHSEDDSESESGSEEEEVKKKKKKKKSKKKSKAKKKKAKKSRKESSSDSSSSDQSDDEDLDNAVWVEKNSEVLVGPETPLTHLAQDDRPLDFGHALLPGEGAAMAEYVKAGKRIPRRGEIGLTSDEIATFEMSGYVMSGSRHRRMEAVRLRKENQIYSADEKRALASFNQEERRKRESKILSSFREMVYRKTKGKEQK, encoded by the exons ATGCCGGAGAGAgacggttatgacaaagacactTACGGTCCGTATCCCGAAAACAAATACCCAGACAGCCGACGGCGCCACGGTCGATCGAGCAGTGGAAGTTCTCGTGACTCAAGTCCTGGGGCGAACTGGAGATACGAAAACTATTTTGTGAAAGAGGAGCGCAGCTCTAGTTCTAAACACAGAGCCAGGCCGAGGTTCCGAGGATCACGGAGCCGCTCCAGATCTAGGGAGCGTCCTACCTGGTCTGATCAGAGAGACAGTCGCCACGGGGGTGGCTCGAGAGCGGAATACTACGACCAGAGGGACGATGCCCAGCGTCAACGCCAGGAAGCATTCATTGCCAG GCGTTTGCAGGAGAGAGAACGAATAGGTGAACTTGGAGCCAGCGAGGTCTGGGGATTTTCACCAAGAGTGAGAGAGCCAGA CTCAGACGAACACACCCCAGTTGAAGAAGAACCCAAGAACAGTAACTCTGACAGTTCTGACG agaagaaaaagaagtcaaagaagaagaaaaagaagtcaaagaagaagaagagcaagaaACACTCAGAGGACGACAGCGAATCAGAAAGTGGATCGGAAG aagaagaagtgaaaaagaagaaaaagaagaagaaaagcaagAA GAAGTCCAAGGCCAAGAAGAAGAAGGCCAAGAAGAGCCGCAAGGAGTCCAgcagcgacagcagcagcagcgaccaATCAGACGACGAGGACCTGGACAATGCCGTGTGGGTGGAGAAGAACAGTGAGGTCCTGGTGGGCCCCGAGACGCCGCTCACACACCTGGCCCAGGACGACAGGCCCCTGGA TTTCGGACATGCTCTCCTACCCGGTGAGGGTGCTGCCATGGCGGAGTACGTGAAGGCAGGAAAGCGTATCCCAAGAAGAGGTGAAATCGGACTGACCAGCGACGAAATCGCCACATTTGAAATGTCTGGCTATGTCATGAGCGGTAGCag acatcgccgcatgGAGGCCGTGCGTCTGAGAAAGGAAAACCAGATTTACAGCGCAGACGAGAAGAGAGCGCTGGCGTCCTTCAACCAGGAGGAGAGGCGGAAGAGGGAGAGCAAGATTCTGTCCAGCTTCAGAGAGATGGTGTACAGAAAGACAAAAGGCAAAGAACAGAAATGA